Proteins encoded in a region of the Sulfurimonas marina genome:
- the secD gene encoding protein translocase subunit SecD, producing the protein MKLNYRIVIFALAITFGVVFSIPSLLQTEGGKKITLGLDLQGGLHMLLGVKTEEATKSRIKSITASIKHFSERNDILIDGLTFDEGTIKFEVLDSDEIAKVQEYLKEIDGAVVSLNNQIISVSLSPEEIEKTKKLAIDQAIETIRNRLDQFGLSEPVVAKQGEEKILVELAGIKTQEEEQRARELISRAAKLELMAVDEDRAARVYNMSASDAAAYGDVILEDAKNPEVKYLVREIPILDGGMLTNANVGFDQNNRPVINFKLNAEGAEIFGDFTGKSVGKRLAIVLDGKVYSAPNINERIGGGSGQISGNYTVLEAKDLAIALRSGALLAPIYLMEKRSVGPSLGADSIKASLIALIGGFVLVIIFMVIYYRAAGVIANIALIANLFLLLAVMSLFGATLTLPGMAGIVLTVGMAVDANVIISERIRELIREGKSMHKAIEDGYANAMSAILDANITTLIASVVLYAYGTGAIKGFAITMSIGILASMLTAILGTHGIYQMLESKMMKSKNYKFWFGIKGQ; encoded by the coding sequence ATGAAGCTTAATTATCGTATCGTAATCTTCGCTTTAGCAATCACTTTCGGGGTAGTTTTTTCTATCCCGTCACTGCTTCAAACTGAAGGTGGTAAAAAAATTACACTAGGTCTTGATCTTCAAGGTGGTCTTCATATGCTTCTTGGCGTTAAAACAGAAGAAGCTACAAAATCTCGTATAAAATCTATAACAGCAAGTATTAAACATTTCTCTGAACGTAACGACATTTTAATTGATGGACTTACTTTTGATGAGGGTACTATAAAATTTGAAGTTTTAGATAGTGATGAGATCGCAAAGGTTCAAGAGTATCTTAAAGAGATAGATGGTGCAGTAGTATCTTTAAATAACCAGATTATTTCAGTAAGCCTATCTCCTGAAGAGATCGAAAAGACAAAAAAACTGGCTATCGATCAAGCTATTGAGACTATCAGAAACAGACTTGATCAGTTTGGTTTATCTGAACCGGTTGTTGCAAAACAGGGTGAAGAGAAGATCTTAGTTGAACTTGCAGGGATTAAAACACAAGAGGAAGAGCAACGTGCTCGTGAACTTATCTCTCGTGCTGCAAAGCTTGAACTTATGGCTGTTGATGAGGACAGAGCTGCTCGTGTTTACAATATGAGCGCTAGTGATGCGGCTGCTTACGGTGATGTGATCTTAGAAGATGCAAAAAATCCGGAAGTTAAATATCTCGTTCGTGAGATCCCTATCCTTGATGGTGGAATGCTGACAAACGCGAATGTAGGGTTTGACCAAAACAATCGTCCTGTAATCAACTTTAAGCTTAATGCTGAGGGTGCAGAGATCTTTGGTGACTTTACAGGTAAAAGCGTAGGGAAGCGTCTTGCAATCGTACTTGATGGAAAAGTGTACTCAGCTCCAAATATCAATGAGAGAATCGGTGGCGGTTCTGGACAGATTTCAGGAAACTATACGGTTCTTGAAGCAAAAGACTTAGCAATCGCTCTAAGAAGTGGTGCATTACTTGCCCCAATTTATCTAATGGAGAAACGTTCAGTTGGACCAAGCCTTGGAGCTGATTCTATTAAAGCTTCATTGATCGCACTTATCGGCGGTTTTGTTTTAGTAATTATCTTTATGGTGATCTACTACCGTGCGGCAGGCGTTATTGCAAACATTGCACTTATTGCAAACCTCTTTTTACTTTTAGCGGTAATGAGTCTATTTGGTGCGACATTGACACTTCCAGGTATGGCGGGTATTGTTTTAACTGTCGGTATGGCGGTTGATGCCAATGTTATTATCTCTGAGCGTATCCGTGAACTTATCCGTGAGGGTAAATCTATGCACAAAGCTATTGAAGACGGTTATGCAAATGCTATGAGTGCCATCTTAGATGCAAACATCACGACGCTTATCGCTTCGGTAGTTCTGTATGCATACGGAACGGGTGCTATTAAAGGTTTTGCGATCACTATGAGTATCGGTATTTTAGCTTCTATGCTAACTGCTATTTTGGGTACACATGGAATCTATCAGATGTTAGAGAGTAAAATGATGAAAAGCAAAAACTATAAGTTTTGGTTTGGGATTAAGGGGCAATAA
- the yajC gene encoding preprotein translocase subunit YajC — MELISQLLPFVFLIAIMYFVIIRPQQKEVKAKKEMIESLKKGDKVITNGGFIVVVHKVEENFFSVEMNKDTVVKITKDSIAKKYEDEA, encoded by the coding sequence ATGGAATTAATCTCTCAATTATTACCGTTTGTATTTCTAATCGCAATTATGTACTTTGTGATTATTCGTCCACAGCAAAAAGAAGTGAAAGCTAAAAAAGAGATGATCGAGTCATTGAAAAAAGGTGATAAAGTTATCACTAACGGTGGTTTTATCGTAGTTGTTCACAAAGTTGAAGAAAACTTTTTTAGTGTTGAGATGAATAAAGACACAGTGGTGAAAATCACAAAAGACTCTATTGCAAAGAAGTATGAGGATGAAGCTTAA
- a CDS encoding apolipoprotein N-acyltransferase, with amino-acid sequence MNKITKRTKDILFGLVSALFFSTFIYLSDFGLENKLLNTFLGLVAIGSVLYIPKRSVLVAGFTIGILWFYWIGYSFEYQGVGFMTPIVTLGFGVLYLLLFLPMYFTTNPFIRAALLFGLSFLEPFDWNWFKPELLFIDSFIGVYKYQFGFVLLALASTLYAYKHYPKYKYYPLVLLVFAINFGYPPQKNIPLSIKLVQTDVKQEDKWQQKNLYPTVEMIFKEITQAKYEGYEVVVLPESVFPLFMNKSPKLLSELKKISYDITIIAGALLVEEGKHYNVTYMFKEGEYQVAKKIVLVPFGEYIPLPSFMKEFVNDTFFQGASDFVTAEQPTDFTINKTKIRNAICYEATCDALYQGEFDFMVAISNNAWFAPSIEPTLQRLLMKYYARKYGVTIYHSANYKGSGVIK; translated from the coding sequence ATGAACAAAATAACAAAAAGAACAAAAGATATTTTATTTGGTTTAGTGAGTGCTCTTTTTTTCAGTACATTTATCTACTTAAGCGATTTTGGACTGGAAAATAAACTTTTAAACACCTTCCTTGGTTTAGTTGCGATAGGGAGTGTTTTATATATTCCTAAACGCTCCGTCTTGGTTGCCGGCTTTACTATAGGGATACTCTGGTTTTACTGGATCGGGTACAGTTTCGAGTACCAGGGTGTAGGTTTTATGACTCCGATCGTTACTTTGGGATTTGGAGTGCTTTACCTGCTGCTCTTTTTACCTATGTACTTTACAACCAACCCTTTCATACGCGCAGCGCTTCTCTTTGGTCTTAGTTTTCTCGAACCGTTTGACTGGAACTGGTTTAAACCAGAACTCCTTTTTATAGACAGCTTTATAGGCGTATATAAATACCAGTTTGGTTTTGTTTTACTCGCCCTGGCTTCTACACTTTATGCATACAAACATTACCCTAAATACAAATACTACCCTTTAGTATTATTGGTATTTGCTATAAATTTCGGTTACCCGCCGCAAAAGAATATCCCCCTGAGCATTAAACTGGTACAAACAGATGTAAAACAAGAGGATAAATGGCAACAAAAAAATCTTTACCCTACCGTGGAGATGATATTTAAAGAGATTACTCAGGCAAAATATGAGGGGTATGAAGTTGTAGTGCTTCCGGAATCTGTATTTCCCTTATTTATGAATAAAAGCCCAAAACTCCTCTCAGAGCTCAAAAAAATATCATATGATATTACCATCATAGCGGGGGCACTTTTAGTTGAAGAGGGAAAACATTACAATGTAACCTATATGTTTAAAGAGGGTGAATATCAGGTAGCTAAAAAGATTGTCCTTGTACCTTTTGGGGAGTATATTCCACTCCCCTCTTTTATGAAAGAGTTTGTAAACGACACATTTTTCCAAGGGGCAAGCGACTTTGTAACAGCTGAGCAACCGACCGACTTTACAATCAACAAAACTAAGATAAGAAATGCGATCTGTTACGAAGCCACATGCGATGCCCTTTACCAGGGGGAATTCGACTTTATGGTAGCGATAAGTAACAATGCCTGGTTCGCACCCTCAATTGAACCGACACTCCAACGCCTACTTATGAAGTACTATGCACGCAAATACGGCGTTACGATTTACCACTCTGCCAACTATAAAGGGAGCGGTGTAATAAAATAG
- a CDS encoding RNA degradosome polyphosphate kinase: MLNLKNPNFYNNRELSWLQFNTRVLKQVQDDSLPLLERLKFLAIYGTNLDEFYMIRVAGLKKLFSAGIIVSGADRLTPLQQLREIRTYLHQEQQVVEHCRTEIFKKLENEGISVKSYNELNNQDKHKVNQYFQENIYPVIIPIAVDATHPFPHLNNLSFGLIVKLQDTENLSIERFGIVRVPRVLNRYVELGNGIYIPIESVVEQHIDELFPGYKLMKYASFRVTRNADIEIEEEEADDFMEILEEGLKLRRKGEMVRLEVGSNADSEIINFFNRHANIYKDDIYTFHTDLNLSSLWQIVGNKDYAHLLSPSFKPKNLPPLDGNENIFGVLDKQDIFMYHPYESFEPIVKLIQTAAKDPDVVSIKMTLYRSGQNSPIVKALMDASESGKQVTVMVELKARFDEENNLIWAKALEKSGAHVIYGIKGLKVHAKAALVTRRINGRLKQYAHLGTGNYNPSTAKIYTDMSYMTSKDVVTNDLTRFFHFLTGFSKKGKLNELYMAPSQIKPKILSLIHNETRQGENGRIIAKINSLVDDDVIRALYKASQAGVKVDLIVRGICCLKPGIEGVSENIRVISILGKYLEHARTFYFKNDASQVYISSADWMPRNLVRRIELLTAVKDENAKKKIIQILNLQCSDNVLAHELQSDGTYTKVKADERSINSHKLLEEYVNKITKATRKESSTNIQHLVERLFIES; this comes from the coding sequence ATGTTAAACTTAAAAAATCCAAATTTTTATAATAACCGCGAACTCTCGTGGTTACAATTTAATACAAGAGTTCTCAAACAGGTACAAGACGATAGCTTACCACTTTTAGAGCGTTTAAAATTTCTTGCTATCTACGGAACAAATTTAGATGAATTTTATATGATCCGTGTAGCGGGACTGAAAAAACTTTTCTCTGCGGGGATCATCGTCTCAGGTGCAGACAGACTCACGCCCCTGCAACAACTAAGAGAGATAAGAACCTATCTTCACCAAGAACAGCAGGTTGTAGAACACTGTAGAACCGAGATTTTTAAAAAGCTTGAAAATGAGGGGATCAGTGTAAAAAGCTATAATGAGCTTAACAATCAGGATAAACATAAAGTAAATCAGTACTTTCAAGAAAATATCTATCCTGTTATTATCCCTATTGCCGTTGATGCGACACACCCTTTCCCACACCTAAACAACCTCAGTTTCGGTTTGATCGTAAAACTTCAAGATACCGAAAACTTGAGTATTGAGCGTTTTGGGATTGTACGTGTACCTCGTGTTTTAAACAGATACGTAGAGCTTGGAAACGGTATCTATATACCTATCGAGAGTGTTGTTGAGCAACATATCGATGAGCTTTTTCCTGGATACAAACTGATGAAATATGCATCGTTTCGTGTAACGAGAAATGCAGATATCGAGATCGAGGAGGAGGAAGCTGACGATTTTATGGAGATCCTTGAAGAGGGTCTGAAGCTTCGTAGAAAAGGGGAGATGGTTCGTCTTGAGGTTGGAAGTAATGCAGACAGCGAGATCATTAACTTCTTTAACCGTCATGCAAATATCTATAAAGACGATATCTACACTTTCCATACAGACCTGAACCTCTCAAGTCTGTGGCAAATAGTGGGCAATAAAGATTACGCACATCTCTTATCACCGTCGTTTAAACCGAAAAACTTACCGCCTTTAGACGGTAATGAAAACATCTTCGGTGTACTAGATAAACAAGATATCTTTATGTACCATCCGTACGAGAGTTTTGAGCCGATCGTAAAACTGATTCAAACTGCTGCAAAAGACCCTGATGTAGTATCGATCAAGATGACACTTTACCGCTCAGGGCAAAACTCGCCAATTGTAAAAGCGTTAATGGATGCGAGTGAAAGCGGTAAACAGGTAACGGTTATGGTTGAGCTAAAAGCACGTTTCGATGAAGAGAACAACCTTATCTGGGCAAAAGCATTAGAGAAATCGGGTGCACATGTTATCTACGGTATCAAGGGCTTAAAAGTTCACGCAAAAGCTGCTCTTGTAACTCGCAGAATTAACGGCAGACTAAAACAGTACGCGCACTTAGGGACTGGAAACTACAACCCTTCAACTGCTAAAATCTATACAGATATGAGTTATATGACAAGTAAAGATGTGGTGACAAACGATCTGACACGTTTTTTTCACTTCCTAACAGGTTTTAGTAAAAAAGGGAAGCTTAACGAACTCTATATGGCCCCATCACAGATCAAGCCGAAGATCCTTTCACTTATCCACAATGAAACGCGTCAAGGTGAAAACGGACGTATTATCGCAAAGATCAATTCACTCGTTGATGACGATGTGATCCGTGCACTCTACAAAGCGAGTCAGGCGGGTGTAAAAGTTGATCTTATTGTTCGCGGGATCTGTTGTCTTAAACCTGGGATTGAAGGTGTTAGTGAAAACATCAGAGTTATCTCAATACTTGGGAAATATCTTGAACATGCACGTACATTTTACTTTAAAAACGATGCATCGCAAGTGTATATCTCAAGTGCTGACTGGATGCCGAGAAACCTTGTAAGACGTATTGAGCTTTTAACGGCTGTTAAAGATGAAAATGCAAAGAAAAAAATCATTCAGATCTTAAACCTCCAATGCTCAGATAACGTTCTGGCACATGAGCTTCAAAGCGATGGGACATATACAAAAGTAAAAGCGGATGAGCGCTCGATCAACAGCCATAAACTCCTAGAAGAGTATGTGAACAAGATCACGAAAGCGACAAGAAAAGAATCATCCACAAATATTCAACATTTAGTTGAGAGATTATTTATAGAAAGTTAA
- a CDS encoding gamma carbonic anhydrase family protein, protein MIHKFKDYEPKIGKNTWTAPSADVIGDVEIGEDCSIWFGTVIRGDVHYIKIGDRTSVQDCSMIHVTHHKGEDRYKKGDGSPTIIGNDVTIGHRVMLHGCKIEDACLIGMSATILDNAVIGKESIVGAGSLVTKGKKFPPRSLIMGSPAKVVRELTDEEVAELYASAKRYVSFKNEYN, encoded by the coding sequence ATGATACATAAATTTAAAGATTATGAACCTAAAATTGGTAAGAATACATGGACTGCACCATCAGCTGATGTGATCGGAGATGTTGAGATAGGTGAAGATTGTTCTATCTGGTTTGGAACGGTAATAAGAGGCGATGTGCACTACATCAAAATCGGAGACAGAACAAGTGTTCAGGACTGTTCTATGATCCATGTTACACACCATAAAGGTGAAGACAGATATAAAAAGGGGGATGGAAGTCCAACTATCATAGGAAACGATGTAACAATCGGGCACCGCGTAATGCTTCACGGCTGTAAAATCGAAGATGCATGTCTCATCGGAATGAGTGCAACTATACTTGATAATGCCGTAATCGGAAAAGAGAGCATCGTAGGTGCAGGAAGCTTAGTTACTAAAGGGAAAAAATTTCCACCAAGAAGCTTAATTATGGGTAGTCCTGCAAAAGTTGTACGTGAACTTACAGATGAAGAGGTAGCCGAGCTTTACGCATCGGCTAAACGTTACGTTTCTTTTAAGAACGAATACAACTAA